One window from the genome of Natrinema sp. DC36 encodes:
- a CDS encoding XkdF-like putative serine protease domain-containing protein, producing MPPVTKAGGDQFRKDVEFVTKDDDEQVAAGIVMVPDKVDLQNDFAREETIRGFADQFEAFVDAGEAGGGIMHAVFPDGWMELERNEVLDEAEEIGGSTVDAGAWVQEWAINENSLWELIADGILEGYSIGAIQVGWDGPYEQDDDVVDDVAVPDDLGEDALVWELIDGLIREVSAVDIPAVPDAQILETKADAEKRLGDYLGDPNGFVEEALERGHSESDAQEMWDVLNEAAQVEGSTEPGEKGWITRAKAFFTRDEPGRTSDPTFGKDVDTDVGKEGRTLSTENRDSLFATIDAAADVLEDAGIDHGIQRFTDRGGWDFDLSEHTAREWSNDEDEDEDEDGSDGEGDGNWELAVEDGTEGYQHSESGEFVAAEEATVEIITDAHGLEWSDTNSTESNDAGGDTSDESGTEAAADTDTKSTETDMTDESTNDGEGGDKSLAKQNAEQINDLTQAVENLTESLTGPEAKTAEIEIDGETYEVREDAAKAALGVDEESDIGVADAIERLNEKAGRVDEVENRLDTIVQQTGAGGESQQLEAAADEGEENDDGGLGDLGKALS from the coding sequence ATGCCACCGGTAACGAAGGCAGGTGGCGACCAGTTCCGCAAGGACGTCGAGTTCGTCACGAAGGACGACGACGAGCAGGTCGCCGCTGGCATCGTGATGGTCCCCGACAAGGTGGACCTCCAGAACGACTTCGCCCGCGAGGAGACCATCCGCGGCTTCGCCGATCAGTTCGAGGCGTTCGTCGACGCCGGCGAGGCGGGCGGCGGCATCATGCACGCCGTCTTCCCCGACGGCTGGATGGAACTCGAGCGCAACGAGGTCCTCGACGAGGCCGAAGAGATCGGCGGGTCGACCGTCGACGCCGGCGCGTGGGTTCAGGAGTGGGCCATCAACGAGAACTCGCTCTGGGAACTCATCGCCGACGGTATCCTCGAGGGCTACTCGATCGGCGCGATCCAGGTTGGCTGGGATGGCCCGTACGAGCAGGACGACGACGTCGTCGACGACGTCGCGGTGCCTGACGATCTCGGCGAGGATGCCCTCGTCTGGGAGCTCATCGATGGACTCATCCGCGAGGTGTCGGCCGTCGACATCCCGGCGGTCCCCGATGCACAGATCCTCGAGACGAAGGCCGATGCAGAGAAGCGTCTCGGGGACTACCTCGGCGACCCTAACGGGTTCGTTGAGGAGGCGCTTGAGCGCGGCCACTCCGAATCGGACGCCCAGGAGATGTGGGATGTCCTCAACGAGGCGGCCCAGGTCGAGGGATCGACCGAGCCCGGCGAGAAGGGGTGGATCACTCGTGCGAAAGCGTTCTTCACCCGTGACGAACCCGGCCGTACTTCGGACCCGACGTTCGGCAAGGACGTCGATACAGATGTCGGCAAGGAGGGCCGGACCCTCTCGACGGAGAACCGCGACAGCCTGTTCGCGACGATCGACGCGGCCGCGGACGTCCTCGAGGACGCCGGCATCGATCACGGTATCCAACGGTTCACTGACCGGGGCGGGTGGGACTTCGATCTCTCGGAGCACACCGCTCGCGAGTGGTCGAATGACGAGGACGAGGACGAAGACGAGGATGGCAGTGACGGCGAGGGCGACGGCAACTGGGAGCTGGCAGTCGAGGACGGCACCGAAGGCTACCAGCACTCGGAGTCCGGCGAGTTCGTTGCTGCCGAGGAGGCCACCGTAGAGATCATCACTGACGCCCACGGCCTCGAGTGGAGCGACACGAACAGTACGGAAAGTAACGATGCCGGCGGCGACACGTCGGACGAGAGTGGCACGGAGGCCGCTGCTGACACCGACACCAAATCCACAGAGACAGACATGACTGACGAATCCACCAACGACGGCGAGGGCGGCGATAAGTCCCTCGCCAAGCAGAACGCAGAACAGATCAACGACCTGACGCAGGCGGTCGAGAACCTCACCGAGAGTCTGACCGGGCCGGAGGCGAAGACCGCGGAGATCGAGATCGACGGCGAGACCTACGAGGTCCGCGAGGACGCGGCGAAGGCTGCCCTCGGTGTCGACGAAGAATCGGACATCGGCGTCGCCGACGCGATCGAGCGACTCAACGAGAAGGCTGGCCGCGTCGACGAGGTCGAGAACCGTCTCGACACGATCGTCCAGCAGACCGGTGCCGGCGGCGAGAGCCAGCAGCTCGAGGCCGCGGCCGACGAGGGCGAAGAGAACGATGACGGCGGACTGGGGGACCTGGGGAAGGCCCTCTCCTAA
- a CDS encoding HNH endonuclease: MTSRDRHRERTHRERGGRRCPGCGRSFDTADRVDVHHRDENDRNGHPANLRKRCRKCHLGSEHDRRDDVDTPKTPNGLKRRGPRGPSRTGPPR; the protein is encoded by the coding sequence ATGACTTCTCGAGACCGACACCGGGAACGAACGCATCGAGAACGTGGTGGCCGACGCTGTCCTGGCTGTGGCCGCTCGTTTGACACCGCCGACCGCGTCGACGTCCACCATCGCGACGAGAACGATAGGAACGGCCACCCGGCGAACCTCCGGAAGCGCTGTCGGAAGTGCCACCTCGGGAGCGAGCACGATCGTCGCGACGACGTCGACACGCCGAAGACACCGAACGGCCTCAAACGGCGCGGGCCTCGAGGCCCTAGCCGGACGGGCCCGCCGCGCTAA
- a CDS encoding phage portal protein: protein MSSADEGEVSVKVSGVGGGAPLSKAENSTQLSDRRIRTHGAGIKPPYNPYRLASFHELNETLSTGIRKKARYEVGYGFSIATHTDVDEDEADDLEKEVIRDFWRGLDSRWQTKARQKAEPTTPSEVLELARQDYHLIGWCCLEILTDLEGKPVGLAHVPAKTVRVRKPQSRFDQPRHPEEGRYVDGEVGEFASRGYVQVRDGRRRYFGEAGDRYRGLDIQITEGDGGSPKVRYQNVEDSEEPIFVDRETGDVVTESAQKLENGPANELIFVTNPSPGGDDYGVPDWVSAIRTITADEAAKDYNRDFFDNDTIPRMVIKVTGGELSEESRKDLRQMLNGLREESHRAVILEVEKFIDDNALKTENGNDVEIEIKPLGQGISEEMDFRKFRKKNEHEIAKVLEIPPIKIGNTGTSNRSNSDQQDRDFALEVIQPEQYKFAERLYQILHQKAFGIRDWTIEFELRGADQPKEEAQMTEQRVRSMRLAGVATVNQVLEELGLPTRDDEYGDMPLAQFESQFTGGGGEGGEEEASLPSNAAEPPPENKIGEKEWAEVQAALVNKDPLEQTQFNSSNLDEGLFDYSENELYLSFKREEGSNSLYAYVDVPASEWSSLVNAGSHGSYHYDNIRLEYPYIEITNFHDRLPEGPMPDGDEMPDDVPSI from the coding sequence ATGAGTAGCGCAGACGAGGGCGAGGTTTCGGTTAAAGTCTCGGGCGTCGGCGGTGGGGCACCGCTCTCGAAGGCGGAGAACAGTACCCAACTCTCCGACCGGCGAATCCGGACCCACGGCGCCGGGATCAAGCCGCCGTACAACCCGTACCGGCTGGCGAGTTTCCACGAGCTCAACGAGACGCTCTCGACTGGGATCCGCAAGAAGGCTCGCTACGAGGTCGGCTACGGGTTCAGCATCGCCACCCACACCGACGTCGACGAAGACGAGGCGGACGATCTCGAGAAGGAAGTGATCCGCGACTTCTGGCGAGGACTCGACTCACGCTGGCAGACGAAGGCTCGGCAGAAGGCCGAACCGACGACGCCGTCGGAGGTCCTCGAGCTCGCACGCCAGGACTACCACCTGATCGGCTGGTGTTGCCTCGAGATCCTGACCGACCTCGAGGGCAAACCGGTCGGCCTCGCACACGTCCCCGCGAAGACCGTCCGCGTCCGGAAACCCCAGAGCCGGTTCGATCAACCCCGCCACCCAGAGGAGGGGCGCTACGTCGACGGCGAGGTCGGCGAGTTCGCCAGTCGGGGCTACGTCCAGGTCCGGGACGGTCGACGTCGCTACTTCGGTGAGGCCGGCGACCGCTATCGAGGGCTGGATATCCAGATCACCGAGGGAGATGGTGGCTCGCCAAAGGTTCGCTATCAGAACGTCGAGGATAGCGAGGAGCCGATCTTCGTCGACCGGGAGACCGGCGACGTCGTCACCGAGTCTGCACAGAAGCTCGAGAACGGGCCGGCGAACGAACTGATCTTCGTCACTAACCCGTCCCCTGGTGGCGATGACTACGGGGTCCCGGACTGGGTGAGCGCCATCCGGACGATCACTGCGGACGAGGCCGCGAAGGACTACAACCGGGACTTCTTCGACAACGACACCATCCCTCGGATGGTCATCAAGGTGACCGGCGGGGAGCTCTCCGAGGAGTCCAGGAAGGACCTCCGGCAGATGCTCAACGGGCTCCGGGAGGAGTCCCATCGGGCGGTGATCCTCGAGGTCGAGAAGTTCATCGACGACAACGCCCTCAAAACCGAGAATGGCAACGATGTCGAGATCGAGATCAAGCCGCTGGGGCAGGGGATCTCCGAGGAGATGGACTTCCGGAAGTTCCGGAAGAAGAACGAACACGAGATCGCGAAGGTGCTGGAGATCCCGCCGATCAAGATCGGGAACACGGGTACCTCGAACCGGTCGAACTCCGACCAACAGGACAGGGACTTCGCCCTCGAGGTGATCCAGCCAGAACAGTACAAGTTCGCCGAACGGCTCTACCAGATCCTCCACCAGAAGGCGTTCGGGATCCGGGACTGGACGATCGAGTTCGAGCTCCGGGGGGCAGATCAACCGAAGGAGGAGGCCCAGATGACCGAGCAGCGGGTCCGGTCGATGCGACTGGCCGGCGTCGCGACGGTCAACCAGGTCCTCGAGGAGCTCGGCCTCCCAACCCGGGACGACGAGTACGGCGATATGCCGCTCGCGCAGTTCGAGTCGCAGTTCACTGGTGGGGGCGGTGAGGGTGGCGAGGAAGAAGCCTCCCTCCCCTCGAACGCAGCCGAGCCACCGCCGGAAAACAAGATCGGGGAGAAAGAGTGGGCCGAGGTACAGGCCGCCCTCGTCAACAAGGATCCGCTCGAGCAGACTCAGTTCAACAGCTCGAATTTGGACGAGGGTCTGTTTGATTACTCCGAGAACGAGCTGTACCTATCCTTCAAACGTGAGGAGGGATCGAACTCGCTGTACGCCTACGTGGACGTCCCTGCCTCGGAGTGGTCGTCGCTCGTGAACGCGGGGAGTCACGGCAGCTACCACTACGACAACATCCGCCTCGAGTATCCGTACATCGAGATCACGAACTTCCACGATCGTCTGCCAGAAGGCCCGATGCCGGACGGCGACGAGATGCCGGACGACGTCCCGTCGATCTGA